A DNA window from Cydia pomonella isolate Wapato2018A chromosome 18, ilCydPomo1, whole genome shotgun sequence contains the following coding sequences:
- the LOC133527933 gene encoding protein artichoke-like — MDPDKLVYTAVVFLAAVTLGSCHCPATITRDLGNCSFQYTCYHDVTRAHVPIECQFSNNYPVDVKVVLHNPTFNENYTNIDKAFIRSITSFQALGRWPYENLTFVEQMYALKELHLVGNNIKIITRYPFYYLKNLEKVDLSYNRLSHIYTLFQIELQPSKLLTISLAHNNIEGVPGDAFDKVTSLEQLDLSYNSIRDVDSNSFGSLFRLKKLKLAFNQIDSIPDGTFDKVSSLEELDLSNNYVSKLNNNTFSSMPRLTVLKLTNNKIIDLDGAINSLKHLKHLDLRGNQIQNIDMQSLQVIYHLETFDVSGNNLENIASDVLARHWPHFDIHSRCKIILSDNYLVSLPNATSETFIGRARKVEEQILNDIQTELDLSNNSITNIEFFAFRYILHLTSLDLSRNRLTDFVVYADDLKHVRLLNLSNNYIRNLNYESFILMDHLENLDLSFNELENVPDPNFISIKSMPRYVNMSVNNLVNVNNLRIKFHNKGGVLDLSNNSLSVVNIPHGETLRLLMLILRSNNIEDPSLVELRQQDELKMLDMGKNYIKDLNEASLHLPSSLEYLDLTYNEIMNITPSAFKGLGHLRTLRLSHNLLNRIEYGVFQSLSNLKDLDLSYNDINILDSKVFTDLKSLQVLSVRYNGMYYLDYKSWVGHKYAVRVNMDGNSFDCQWLAAAISDYNNGISMIEPASTEPVEFGNNLKGISCVQDAPGNYMEGLDADRTLLVMTSKILEAIREQNKILKTQLLYHPGLKQIGSSGNEVK, encoded by the exons ATGGATCCTGATAAACTAG TTTACACCGCGGTTGTCTTCCTAGCTGCGGTGACCCTTGGAAGCTGCCACTGTCCCGCCACCATCACGCGTGACCTCGGCAACTGCTCCTTCCAGTACACCTGCTACCACGACGTCACCAGGGCCCACGTGCCCATCGAGTGCCAATTCTCCAACAACTACCCTGTCGACGTCAAAGTCGTCCTGCACAACCCTACATTCAACGAAAACTACACGAACATCGACAAGGCTTTCATACGCTCTATCACCTCCTTCCAAGCACTCGGACGCTGGCCTTACGAGAATCTCACCTTCGTAGAACAAATGTACGCTTTAAAGGAGTTACACCTTGTGGGtaacaatattaaaatcatCACGCGCTACCCTTTTTACTACCTAAAAAATTTGGAGAAAGTAGATTTGTCATACAACCGATTGTCACATATTTACACTTTGTTTCAAATTGAATTGCAACCAAGCAAACTACTAACTATATCTCTGGCTCATAATAATATTGAAGGTGTACCCGGAGATGCATTCGATAAAGTGACATCCTTAGAACAATTGGATCTTTCTTATAATTCTATTCGAGATGTAGATAGTAATAGTTTCGGCAGTCTTTTCCGACTAAAAAAGCTAAAACTTGCTTTCAATCAAATCGATAGTATTCCTGACGGCACTTTCGACAAAGTCTCGTCTCTGGAAGAGTTAGACCTCTCAAATAATTATGTTAGTAAATTAAACAATAACACATTTAGCAGTATGCCTAGACTTACAGTCTTAAAGTTgaccaataataaaattattgatttaGATGGCGCGATCAAtagtttaaaacatttaaaacatttgGATCTCAGAGGAAATCAGATTCAGAACATAGATATGCAGTCGCTTCAAGTGATTTATCATTTAGAAACGTTCGATGTTTCTGGTAATAATCTCGAGAACATAGCCTCAGACGTCCTCGCCCGCCACTGGCCCCACTTTGACATCCATTCAAGGTGCAAAATTATACTTTCTGATAATTATTTAGTGTCTCTGCCGAACGCAACTTCTGAGACTTTCATTGGGCGTGCTAGAAAAGTCGAagaacaaattttaaatgatattcaAACAGAACTGGATCTTTCCAATAACTCAATAACAAACATCGAATTTTTTGCTTTTCGATACATTTTGCATCTAACATCTTTGGATCTCTCACGAAATAGGCTAACCGATTTTGTCGTTTATGCGGATGACTTAAAACATGTCAGACTGCTTAATCTTAGCAATAACTACATAAGAAATCTTAACTATGAATCATTTATATTAATGGACCATTTAGAAAATCTAGATCTGTCTTTCAATGAACTGGAAAATGTCCCCGATCCTAATTTTATAAGCATAAAAAGTATGCCGAGGTACGTCAATATGTCAGTCAATAATTTagttaatgtaaataatttgagAATTAAATTTCATAACAAGGGAGGGGTGTTGGATCTCTCGAACAACTCTCTTTCAGTCGTAAATATTCCACACGGGGAGACACTTCGCTTATTGATGTTAATCCTACGGTCTAACAATATAGAAGATCCTTCTTTGGTAGAGCTAAGGCAACAGGATGAACTGAAAATGCTGGATATGGgcaaaaattatattaaggaTTTGAATGAGGCGTCACTCCATTTGCCTTCAAGCCTTGAGTATTTAGATTTGACTTATAATGAGATAATGAACATAACCCCTTCGGCTTTTAAGGGCCTGGGCCACTTGAGGACCCTCCGTTTATCTCACAACCTTTTAAATCGTATTGAGTATGGAGTATTCCAGAGCCTTAGCAATCTGAAAGATTTGGATTTATCCTACAACGATATAAACATTCTGGATTCTAAAGTGTTTACTGACTTGAAATCGCTTCAAGTGTTGTCGGTGCGTTACAATGGGATGTATTACCTCGATTATAAAAGCTGGGTTGGACACAAGTATGCTGTGAGAGTGAATATGGATGGAAACAGTTTCGATTGCCAATGGTTGGCTGCGGCCATCAGCGATTACAACAATGGAATTTCTATGATAGAGCCTGCGTCAACGGAGCCGGTCGAGTTCGGGAATAACTTAAAAGGCATATCCTGTGTTCAGGACGCACCGGGTAACTATATGGAGGGATTAGACGCGGACAGGACGCTGTTGGTCATGACGTCCAAGATACTGGAGGCCATTAGGGAACAGAATAAGATACTCAAGACTCAATTGCTTTATCATCCCGGTTTAAAGCAAATAGGTTCGTCTGGTAACGAAGTTAAATAG